In a single window of the Amycolatopsis sp. cg5 genome:
- a CDS encoding EamA family transporter yields MNGTALGLVLVAAVVHALWNLAAKRVVDGGAAFVFLYYTTSAVVFLPVAIVLLCTESERPQWSWLLASLGSAVLHVAYGIVLQRGYDAGDLSVVYPLARGTGPLVSVLAAVVFLHERPGLVGLLGALLVVAGVLVISTGRAGEHHDPVARRAGVFYGLLTGVVIAAYTLWDAHSVKNVEVPPIVYFVLGSVLQSVLLAPHALRRRSETVRLWRAHRKEVLVVGLLSPIAYLLVLYAMRVAPVSLVAPARELSIVLGGLAAWLVLGEANAVRRLAGSVIVLAGIAAIAIA; encoded by the coding sequence GTGAACGGCACCGCGCTCGGCCTCGTCCTCGTCGCCGCGGTGGTGCACGCGCTGTGGAACCTGGCGGCCAAGCGGGTCGTCGACGGCGGCGCCGCGTTCGTGTTCCTCTATTACACCACCTCGGCCGTCGTCTTCCTTCCTGTCGCGATCGTCTTGCTGTGCACCGAATCCGAGCGTCCACAGTGGAGCTGGCTGCTCGCGTCGCTCGGCTCGGCCGTGTTGCACGTGGCGTACGGCATCGTGCTCCAGCGCGGCTACGACGCCGGCGACCTCTCCGTGGTCTATCCGCTGGCCAGGGGGACCGGGCCGCTGGTGTCCGTGCTCGCCGCCGTGGTCTTCCTGCACGAACGGCCCGGCCTGGTCGGGCTGCTCGGCGCGCTGCTCGTGGTGGCAGGCGTGCTCGTGATCAGCACCGGACGCGCGGGGGAGCACCACGATCCGGTCGCGCGCCGTGCCGGCGTCTTCTACGGCCTGCTCACTGGGGTGGTCATCGCCGCCTACACGCTGTGGGACGCGCATTCGGTGAAGAACGTCGAGGTGCCGCCGATCGTCTACTTCGTGCTCGGCTCCGTGCTGCAGAGCGTGCTGCTCGCCCCGCACGCGCTCCGGCGCCGGTCCGAAACCGTCCGCCTGTGGCGCGCGCATCGCAAGGAAGTGCTGGTCGTGGGCCTGCTTTCGCCCATCGCCTACCTGCTGGTGCTCTACGCCATGCGCGTCGCGCCGGTGAGCCTGGTCGCACCCGCGCGCGAGCTCAGCATCGTCCTCGGCGGCCTGGCCGCGTGGCTGGTGCTGGGCGAGGCCAACGCCGTGCGCAGGCTGGCCGGTTCGGTCATCGTGCTGGCCGGCATCGCCGCGATTGCGATCGCCTGA
- the holA gene encoding DNA polymerase III subunit delta, with translation MTASAASPSPLHLVLGEEELLIERAVKATLEVSRAADPTADITRMRVSELTAPVLAEMVSPSLFSEGRVIVLEQAQDISQEISDAVLAYLKNPAEGIVLVVVTTGGGRSKAAKALPAALRKAGAVITECPKLTKPAERESFVRNEVRLAGGKIDAAGLVALMDAVGSDLRELSSAASQLVADSGGKVDEAAVRRYHRGRADVTGFAVAEKAVSGDRAAALESLRWAMQLGVPHVLVADALADAVRTIARVSGAGRGNPNQMAGELGMPPWKIRKAQGQARGWNQTGLADAMRIVARLNADVKGAAADANYALERAVLQVAAAKATQ, from the coding sequence GTGACCGCGTCAGCAGCCTCCCCGTCGCCGCTCCATCTCGTGCTCGGGGAGGAGGAACTGCTCATCGAGCGTGCCGTGAAGGCCACGCTCGAGGTGTCCCGCGCCGCCGATCCGACGGCCGACATCACCCGGATGCGCGTGTCCGAACTCACAGCCCCGGTGCTTGCCGAGATGGTCAGCCCCTCGCTCTTCAGCGAGGGCCGGGTCATCGTGCTGGAGCAGGCGCAGGACATCTCGCAGGAGATCTCGGACGCCGTGCTCGCGTACCTGAAGAACCCGGCCGAAGGCATCGTGCTCGTCGTCGTGACCACCGGAGGCGGCCGCAGCAAGGCCGCCAAGGCGCTACCTGCGGCCCTGCGGAAGGCGGGCGCGGTGATCACCGAGTGCCCCAAGCTCACCAAGCCCGCCGAGCGGGAATCCTTCGTGCGCAACGAAGTCCGCCTCGCGGGCGGCAAGATCGACGCCGCGGGCCTGGTCGCCTTGATGGACGCCGTCGGCTCGGACCTGCGCGAGCTCTCGTCGGCGGCCTCCCAGCTGGTCGCCGACTCTGGCGGCAAGGTCGACGAGGCCGCCGTCCGCCGCTACCACCGCGGCCGCGCCGACGTCACCGGCTTCGCCGTCGCCGAGAAGGCGGTCTCCGGTGACCGCGCCGCGGCGTTGGAGTCACTCCGCTGGGCCATGCAGCTCGGCGTTCCCCACGTCCTCGTCGCCGACGCGCTCGCCGACGCGGTCCGCACGATCGCCCGCGTCTCCGGCGCCGGCCGCGGCAACCCCAACCAGATGGCGGGCGAACTCGGCATGCCGCCCTGGAAGATCCGCAAGGCCCAGGGCCAGGCCCGAGGCTGGAACCAGACCGGCCTCGCCGACGCCATGCGCATAGTCGCCCGCCTCAACGCCGACGTGAAGGGCGCGGCCGCCGACGCCAACTACGCCCTCGAGCGAGCGGTCCTCCAGGTCGCCGCCGCCAAAGCCACCCAGTAA
- the thrC gene encoding threonine synthase produces the protein MTATLGTTSATTKRTPDLGRAVELVSKEEGHRQPLAPEFVSAEDFSPLEVAYDFGKIRREDIEAGPKNIWRYKNLLPVPSNVEEIPNTEPGGTRLVEARNLAKALGVRKLWVKDDTGNPTHSFKDRVVAVALAAAREFGFTTLCCPSTGNLANAVAAAAARAGWDSVVLIPKTLEKAKILTTAVYDGALIAVDGNYDDVNRLATQLAAENETWAFVNVNVRPYYSEGSKTLAFEVAEQLGWRIPEQIVVPIASGSQLTKVDKGFREFGQLGLVEASPYKVFGAQATGCSPVSAAFRAGHDTIQPVKPDTIARSLAIGNPADGPYVLDVVNRTGGAIEDVTDEEVVEGIRLLARTEGIFTETAGGVTVATAKKLIETGKLDPDAETVLLITGDGLKTLDAVEGKIGPLATVPPSADAVREALQKR, from the coding sequence ATGACAGCAACCCTCGGCACGACTTCCGCCACCACCAAGCGCACCCCGGACCTGGGCCGGGCAGTCGAGCTGGTGTCGAAGGAAGAGGGTCACCGTCAGCCACTCGCTCCCGAGTTCGTCTCCGCGGAGGACTTCTCCCCGCTCGAGGTCGCCTACGACTTCGGCAAGATCCGCCGCGAGGACATCGAAGCAGGCCCCAAGAACATTTGGCGCTACAAGAACCTCCTCCCGGTCCCCTCGAACGTCGAGGAGATCCCCAACACCGAGCCCGGCGGCACCCGCCTGGTCGAGGCGCGCAACCTCGCCAAGGCGCTGGGCGTGCGCAAGCTCTGGGTGAAGGACGACACCGGCAACCCGACGCACTCCTTCAAGGACCGCGTCGTCGCGGTGGCGCTGGCCGCCGCCCGCGAGTTCGGCTTCACCACGCTGTGCTGTCCGTCGACCGGCAACCTGGCCAACGCCGTCGCGGCCGCCGCCGCCCGCGCGGGCTGGGACTCGGTCGTGCTCATCCCGAAGACGCTGGAAAAGGCCAAGATCCTCACCACCGCCGTGTACGACGGCGCGCTGATCGCGGTCGACGGCAACTACGACGACGTGAACCGGCTCGCGACCCAGCTGGCCGCCGAGAACGAGACCTGGGCGTTCGTCAACGTGAACGTCCGGCCGTACTACTCGGAAGGTTCCAAGACGCTCGCTTTCGAGGTCGCGGAACAGCTGGGCTGGCGCATCCCCGAGCAGATCGTGGTGCCGATCGCCTCCGGCTCCCAGCTGACCAAGGTGGACAAGGGTTTCCGTGAGTTCGGGCAGCTCGGCCTGGTCGAGGCGAGCCCGTACAAGGTGTTCGGCGCGCAGGCCACCGGCTGCTCCCCCGTCTCGGCCGCCTTCCGCGCAGGCCACGACACGATCCAGCCGGTCAAGCCGGACACGATCGCCCGCTCGCTGGCCATCGGCAACCCGGCCGACGGCCCGTACGTGCTCGACGTCGTCAACCGCACCGGCGGCGCGATCGAGGACGTCACTGACGAAGAGGTGGTCGAGGGCATTCGCCTGCTCGCCCGCACCGAGGGCATCTTCACCGAGACCGCGGGCGGCGTCACCGTCGCCACGGCGAAGAAGCTCATCGAGACAGGCAAGCTCGACCCGGACGCCGAGACCGTCCTGCTCATCACCGGCGACGGTCTCAAGACCCTCGACGCCGTCGAAGGCAAGATCGGCCCGCTGGCCACCGTGCCGCCGTCCGCAGACGCGGTGCGCGAAGCTCTCCAGAAGCGCTGA
- the rpsT gene encoding 30S ribosomal protein S20 produces MANIKSQIKRITTNEKARQRNVAIKSSVKTAIRKFREAADAGDKDKAIEAQRDAAKKLDKAVTKGVLHANQAANKKSAIAKRANSL; encoded by the coding sequence GTGGCCAACATCAAGTCCCAGATCAAGCGCATCACCACCAACGAGAAGGCCCGCCAGCGCAACGTGGCGATCAAGTCCTCGGTGAAGACCGCGATCCGCAAGTTCCGCGAGGCCGCCGACGCCGGTGACAAGGACAAGGCCATCGAGGCCCAGCGTGACGCCGCCAAGAAGCTCGACAAGGCCGTCACCAAGGGTGTCCTGCACGCCAACCAGGCCGCGAACAAGAAGTCGGCGATCGCCAAGCGCGCCAACTCGCTCTGA
- a CDS encoding VOC family protein has protein sequence MDVLSSRILVRPKDHEASIAFYRDTLGLAIYYEFPGGTVFFLGQGFLEIVGGGDGGPSPDVNLWLQVRDLDATLRELAANGLQPDRAAQVEPWGLYEAWLSDPDGHKIFLVEIPSGHPLRTDLR, from the coding sequence ATGGACGTGCTGAGCAGCCGGATACTGGTGCGGCCCAAGGACCACGAGGCGTCGATCGCGTTCTACCGCGACACGCTGGGCCTGGCGATCTACTACGAGTTCCCCGGCGGCACGGTGTTCTTCCTGGGCCAGGGCTTCCTGGAGATCGTCGGCGGCGGCGACGGGGGCCCGAGCCCCGATGTGAACCTCTGGCTGCAGGTGCGTGATCTCGACGCGACGCTGCGCGAGCTGGCGGCCAACGGGCTCCAGCCGGACCGTGCGGCCCAGGTCGAGCCGTGGGGCCTGTACGAGGCGTGGCTCTCCGACCCCGATGGTCACAAGATCTTCCTCGTGGAAATCCCCTCAGGGCATCCCTTGCGGACAGATCTTCGCTAG
- a CDS encoding class I SAM-dependent methyltransferase, translating into MTEMLDRAFGHPRGLLGRIGALLMAHGNGPTERHVVEVAKLTPEESVLVVGPGPGVGLEAAAERAGRVLGVDPSEEMLGRCRERCGDGVELRKGTAEDTGEDDAAVDVVLSVNNVLLWTDRAAGIAELFRVLKPGGRLVLSTHEKWLPVSRHVLAEELETAGFVDVQTWTWEPPGFGAALAAQLRARKPL; encoded by the coding sequence ATGACCGAAATGCTGGACAGGGCGTTCGGACACCCCCGTGGCCTGCTGGGCCGGATCGGCGCGCTGCTGATGGCGCACGGCAACGGGCCGACCGAGCGGCACGTCGTCGAAGTGGCCAAGCTCACCCCCGAAGAAAGCGTTCTCGTCGTCGGGCCCGGTCCCGGTGTCGGGCTCGAAGCGGCGGCCGAGCGCGCCGGGCGCGTGCTCGGCGTCGATCCGTCCGAAGAGATGCTCGGCCGGTGCCGCGAGCGCTGCGGCGATGGCGTCGAGCTGCGGAAAGGCACCGCGGAGGACACCGGAGAGGACGACGCGGCCGTCGACGTGGTGCTGAGCGTGAACAACGTGCTCCTGTGGACGGACCGGGCGGCGGGTATCGCCGAGTTGTTCCGCGTGCTCAAGCCGGGCGGCAGGCTGGTGCTGTCCACTCACGAGAAGTGGCTGCCGGTGTCACGGCACGTGCTCGCCGAGGAGCTGGAGACCGCAGGATTCGTCGACGTGCAGACGTGGACCTGGGAGCCGCCGGGCTTCGGCGCCGCGCTCGCCGCCCAGCTTCGCGCCCGCAAGCCGCTCTAG